The genomic segment CGAACGATATCATCAGTTTAACTTATGATAACCAGATTTCTTAAACTGTCAAGAACTCCACAAATTACAATGCCTTTCATCACTGTAATCAAACCAATATGTCAATATTAGTATTTATCGTATGATATTATTTCACTGGCGGGTTTGCGGCCCCGGTCTTTTGGAACTTCGGCCGGGTAACCAAGCGGCGTCAGGGCAACGACTTTCACGTCTTCGGGCACGCCCAACAATAGCTTTACCGCTTTTTCTTCGAATGCTCCGATCCAGCACGTGCCCAGCCCTTCGTTAGCGGCAGCCAGGATAATGTGGTCCATGGCGATCGCCAGATCGACCGCGAAAGAGCTCATGTACCCGCCCATCCTGCCCCAGGCGATCTTTTCCAGCGCGCAGCCGCAAACGATCACGTCGGCGTCGGCAATGAACATCTGCCCCCGGCTTGCTTCAGCGATCTGTTTTTTTAACGCCGGATCCCTGACCACGACAAACTTCCACGGTTGGATGTTCTTGGCGGACGGCGCGATCCGGCCCGCTTCCAGGATGCGGTCAAGGACGTCATCGGGTATTTTTTTCGTATCATATTTTCTGACGCTTTTGCGTTTCTTGATAACCTCGTAAAATTCCATCAAAACCTCCTAAAGATTTTCTCTGTCATTGCGAAGCAATCTCAGTCCTCGTGTCATTGCGCGCAATCCTCGTGCGAAGCAATCTCGGCTTTTTCTTATGTAATCCCGTTTATTGCTTCGCAACAACGGGATCTCAATTCGGCAACGCTTCCTGCCATCACTGCGTGTCGGCACTCAGCGGCCGAATTGGACGCGCCCGACGTGATTTGAACACGTAGCCTGAGGATCCGGAATCCTCCGCTCTATCCAATTGAGCTACGGGCGCAAAGGGGGGCGCTGCCCCCCTTTTATCCATTCACTTTTTGATACACGACAATCAAAAACTTCATGGATGCCTTGAATTCCCCCGTCGTCTGTTCTTATACGCCCGGGTGATAACCTTATGCCTCCGCTGTCAGAACCAGCAGCTAAACGCTAACAAGGTCATGCAGCTTCAAGGTGGGGGCTCCCCTTATCTCCACTTACTATTTAACACACAACCATTAAATATTGCGTGGAGGCCTCGGAACCCCCCGTCGTCTATTCTGGTAGCTTCTGCCCCTATATGCCACTTTACGCTACCAGAACCGAATCGGCTGTAAAACTTTTTTATCTAAACAGCCGTCTATTATAGCGAAATAAGTATGATAGTCAACCGGGCTTGACCGGCGGGTATATTATCGGTTTTTAAGTCGAAGGCTAGATAATATCTGCGCTCGTCACAAGTACATATGGCTAAAGAGCTTTATCGACCAGGAATTCACGGTGCCGTTGCCGCCGCCGCCATACACGCCCACGTATAATTTCCAATCGCCGTTCACGGGTAACGGAGGGATCGCAAAACCGCTTATCATAATGGACTGCTGACCTCCGGCGTAATTGCCATCCCATGGTATGCAATACCGGTCGTCTGGGGTAACAAGATACATCACCAGATAACCTGGATTGTTGTGTGTGACATCGACCGTTAATTCAATGGAATCAGTTATCGCTTTGTCTCCGGCACCAGCTATCGTGATCGCGCCGATAAACATCAGCACACTGTCATAAATGCCGACCGGCGTGGTAAACTTTCCAGAGTAGATTAGAAGAGAGCTGTATACTTTAATAGTATCCATGAACCTTGCTGAATCTTCACTGTCTTCAACTTTAACCGTTATCGTATAATGCCCGGTGTCCACCGGCGCGGTCCAATCTATCGTCTGGCCGGTCATGGGAGAAACAGACCCGCCCGACGCGCTCCAGGCATACGTAAGGTCATCGTTGTCTTCGTCAACAGCATCGGCCGTGAGCTGCAGTGTTCCGCCGGTAAAGATCGAATCGAAAGGCGACATCGTGATCCCGTCCATCACGGGTGGGTTGTTTTTTGAACACCCGGTGAAAAAGGAAATAAGTAAAACCGTGATGATGATACAAGAAACTTTATTCATTTTTTCCTCCTTATACTGCGATAATTGTACTCTCATATCATTGGTTGTCAATATCACTGACCAGGCAGCCGCCAGACTTGACCGCACATGGTTATCATATATAATAATTGATCGATCATGTACGAACAATTGAACGAGTTCAAATACACGGCGCAGACTAAGAAAACGTACATCATCTATTTTTTAAAATTCTGGCGGGACGAAGAAAAGAACGATTATATCGCGAAATACCAGATACGGTCCCAGGACCGCGATATCGTGTGGTACGGGCGGATCTCCAAAGAACGGGCGCTCATCGATCTAAATATCAATGCTAAAGACGCAAAATCGATGGACACGAAAGAACTGGAGTCGAAGATCGTCGTTCATTTGAAGAAACTCATCGTCACCGTAATGTTCAAAGGTCTCGACAAGGGGTTTGAAGAACCAAACACCGAATTGGTCTTTTACAAAGAACCCCTGGTCGCAAAAAGAATTTGGTCAGGCTAAAACCATACATTTCCAGACTGTCTGGTTTTGTATGATTTTAAGGCAGTCGCATTGACAACATCGGTAGTCAGATTATAATTCACCCGGTGAATCGTTTTCTCAAACTCGCCTTTTTTCTTTCCGGATGTGCCGGTCTGGTCTATGAGATCATCTGGGTCAAAAAACTAACGCTCGCGTTCGGTACCACGACCGTCGCGACCGCGCTCGTGGTTTCCTCTTACATGGCCGGTCTGGGTCTGGGCAGTATTTTCTGGGGCCGCCGCGTCGACCGGTCACGACAGCCGTTGAAATTGCTGGGACTTTTGGAAACCGGCATCGGCCTCTCATCCCTGATCGTCCTTTTTGTCCTCCAGCACATCGATATCATTTACCAAACTATTTACCAGACCATTGCTTCCGGCATGGTCATGGCCATCGTGATCATCGCCCTGCTGGCTTTTCTGATAATGTTCGTCCCGGCATTCCTGATGGGCGGCATATTCCCCGTGATATCAAAAACATATATCGTCCGAAACCGGGATATTGGCAATGGGATCGGTGTTTTGTACGCGCTCAATACCCTGGGTGGAGTAATCGGCGCCGGTCTCACCGGGTTCATTGCCATCAGATCGATCGGCCTGACCGCTACAAATATTTGCGCGGCTACAGTCAATATCGTGATCGGAATCAGTATGCTGATACTTGCATCATCGCCGTCGCGCTTGCCTGTTGGCGGTCATATTCAAGAGCGTGACGCCGCTGCGGCTAAACCGGTAAAGCAACGATCGGGACGCGATGAAAATATAACCGGTCTCCTGCCGGTTGTGCTCGCCGTTGCGCTGGTGACGGGTTTTGTCGGGCTGGGACTGGAGATCCTGTGGATCCGTTGCCTGAGCATCTTTTTAGCCAACACGACCTACACGTTCACCATCGTGCTGATCGTGTATCTCTCCGGTATCTTTGTTGGCAGCATGTTGTTCGGCAGATTTCTATCGCGCGCCGCCGGTAACCTGACGCTGCTGGTGCTTCTCTGCACGGCCATTGGATTTTTCGTCATTATCACCTCCGGCTTAATGCGCGGGCTGCCGGCGGTTCTGTTCGCCTTAAGCGGTATCATGGAGGTCCCGGTATTGCGCGTGATCATGCCCGGTCTGATCCTGGCCTTGATCCTTATGTTCGTTCCGACCGGTATCATGGGTATCACCTTCCCTGCGCTATGCGCGGTTTACATCAAGAACCTTAAAACAATCGGTTCGCGGCTAAGCATGGTTTACTTCGTGAATGCGATCGGCAGTATTGCCGGACCCCTGGTCGCAGGTCTTGTTTTGATACCGATCCTCGGCGTGGTAAAGAGCATGATCACGCTGGCGCTGGTCATCCTGGTCGCCGGCATCGCGCTTCAGGTGACTATGCTCAGGAGCGGAAATAAACCAGGAACAAAATGGATCGGTGTCCAGGCGGTCATGGTCTTTGTGAGCGTGATCATCGCGGCCGCGGGCATAAAAGATGCGCAGATCCTGCCGCCTTCTTTAATGCACACGCGCACGCGCGCTGACCGCATACTATATTACAAAGAAACGCTTGACGGCACGGTAGTCGCCAGTGAAGACCGCTACACGGGTATCCGCTCATGCAACGTGAACAACAGCGCGGTTATCGGCACGACCTATGATGCGATGAAAGTCGTGAAAATGCTCGGCCATATCCCCTGCATTATCAACCCCCGGGCAAAACGCGCTCTGGTCATCGGCTTCGGCGTTGGCATAACGACCTGGGCATTGTCGCAGCACCCATTGGAGGCCATCGATTGCGTAGAAATATGCCCCGGTGTCAGGTCGGCCGCGAAATATTTCAGCGCTTACAACCACAACGTCGACAGCGATCCCAGGGTCCGCTTCATCGGCGGCGACGGCCGGAACCACCTGCTCGTTACCCGCGAAGTGTACGACATAATATCCTGCGACCCGACGCATCCGACCCTGGGCAGCGGCAACCTGTACACCAGGGAATATTTTGAGCTCTGCAGGGACCGCTTGAGCGGACAGGGCGTTTTTTGCCAGTACCTACCCCTGCACAAGCTTTCGCCTGAAGAATTCAAGACCGCGGTCATGACCTTCGCGTCCGTTTTTCCGCATTCGAACGTGTGGATCGCGCATTCGCACGCGATCATGGTCGGTACGGTCAATGCGCTGCAGATACTCTTCTCTGAACTGCAGTCTTTTGCCGCTTCGGGGATGGATGACATAATGACCGATCCTTACCTCCTGGCCGTGTCACTTGTCCTCGACCAGGACGACGTTGCCCGCCTTTGCCGGGATAAGCCTGCGCTCAACACGGATAACCGTCCGGTCCTTGAATACTTCACGCCGACGAGCCTTAAAAAAGAGAACTGGCAGCTAAATATCGAATCGCTCATGTCCAAACGGTCCGACATCAATTCAGTGATAACCTCGATCACTGATCAGACAGCATTGAAGCAGTACCTTGCCGGTCAAATCTATTTTATCCAGGGACTGAAGTTCATGAACCAATCCAAGCAACGGCAGATGATCGAGGAATTCAAAAAGGCGGCCGCGGTCAACCCCCAGAACGAGGAAATAAAAAAATTCATTGAAAATTCGTCCCAAAATTAAATGGAACGCAGGTATTCAGCTGACGTTAAAAAATGCTCATTTTCCCTCTTGACAAGATAAAAATAATGAATACAATTATAAAATTATAAAGGAGGATTGATGAAAAAGCTTCTTGTCCTTATGTTCTTGGGTTTGGCATTTATTGCCTGTGATTACGCAAAAGAGGCGGTGGAATTGAATCCGGACATAGAGATCACGTGGATAAATCCAATAGGATGGTACACTTATCCGGGAGATTCGTCTAGTGCCCAAATCAGTGATGTCTATTTCGTCAATGAAAATTCGCTAGATTGTTACCTAAGGGAATTAATTTATGAATATAGCGACGTATACGGCAGTACTCCCTTTTTCCGCTCCGAACCGTTCCCGCTGTACGCGAAGGTCGAGGGCATTGTTGAACGCCCATATGTGGATACCACGATAATCAACAATCTCCGACTGCCGCTAGGCCATGCCAGAACCCACATGACGGATAACGGCACGCACTCGGTAAGGGCATTGCTCAAGTTTGTCTATTCGGACGAGTTATTTGAAGCGTATGATACCGCCACAGTATGGTTTGGTATCTACATGATCGATACTACTAATTCATTCTGATCGATCAACAACATTAACAAAAAGGGGCTCGAAAAGAGCTCCTTTTTGTTTTACTTGGTGACCGTTCAGGCGGTTAGTCGATGGTCATGAAGCTTTGAATATTTTCTTCAGCGCCTTCTCAAAGATATCCAGACCGACCTGCATCTCTTCCTCGCTGATGATCATCGGCGGCACGAACCGGATCGCCGTCTCGCCGGCGCCGAGCAGGAGCAAACCCTGCTTGAAGGCCTCGTAAACGACCGCGTCACGCTTGTCCTTGACGGGTTCCTTGGTGATCGCGTCCGCCACCAGCTCGATCCCGATCATGAGTCCCTTGGCGCGGACATCACCGATAAACTCATACCGCCGGGCAAGTTCGCCCAGCCGCGCCAGCGTTATCTCGCCGAGACGGGCCGCGTTGTCAATGAGTCCGCCTTCCAGCAATTCGATCGTCTTTGATGCGGCCGCGCAGGAAACCGGATTACCGCCGAAGGTCGATGCGTGCGAACCCGGCGGCCAGTCCATGATCCCGGAGTTGGCGACGCATATCCCCAGGGGTAAGCCCGATGCGATGCCCTTGGCAATACAGTAAATATCCGCCTTGACATGGACGTGCTCGATCGCGAACATCTTGCCGGTCCTTCCCATCCCGGACTGGACCTCGTCAGCGACCAGGAAGATGCCGTACTTATCGCACAGGTCCCTGAGCGCCGGCAGAAAACCGGGCGGCGGTATGACATACCCGCCTTCGCCCTGGATCGGTTCCACGAACATGGCCGCGACCTCTTCGGGCGGAGCGATTTTTTTGAAAACGAAATTTTCAATGTATTTCACGCATTCGAGGTCGCACGACGGATACTCAAGGTGAAAGGGACAACGGTAGCAATACGCGTACGGAGTGTGCGTTACTTCGGGCAACAGCGGTGCGAAATA from the bacterium genome contains:
- a CDS encoding fused MFS/spermidine synthase, with amino-acid sequence MNRFLKLAFFLSGCAGLVYEIIWVKKLTLAFGTTTVATALVVSSYMAGLGLGSIFWGRRVDRSRQPLKLLGLLETGIGLSSLIVLFVLQHIDIIYQTIYQTIASGMVMAIVIIALLAFLIMFVPAFLMGGIFPVISKTYIVRNRDIGNGIGVLYALNTLGGVIGAGLTGFIAIRSIGLTATNICAATVNIVIGISMLILASSPSRLPVGGHIQERDAAAAKPVKQRSGRDENITGLLPVVLAVALVTGFVGLGLEILWIRCLSIFLANTTYTFTIVLIVYLSGIFVGSMLFGRFLSRAAGNLTLLVLLCTAIGFFVIITSGLMRGLPAVLFALSGIMEVPVLRVIMPGLILALILMFVPTGIMGITFPALCAVYIKNLKTIGSRLSMVYFVNAIGSIAGPLVAGLVLIPILGVVKSMITLALVILVAGIALQVTMLRSGNKPGTKWIGVQAVMVFVSVIIAAAGIKDAQILPPSLMHTRTRADRILYYKETLDGTVVASEDRYTGIRSCNVNNSAVIGTTYDAMKVVKMLGHIPCIINPRAKRALVIGFGVGITTWALSQHPLEAIDCVEICPGVRSAAKYFSAYNHNVDSDPRVRFIGGDGRNHLLVTREVYDIISCDPTHPTLGSGNLYTREYFELCRDRLSGQGVFCQYLPLHKLSPEEFKTAVMTFASVFPHSNVWIAHSHAIMVGTVNALQILFSELQSFAASGMDDIMTDPYLLAVSLVLDQDDVARLCRDKPALNTDNRPVLEYFTPTSLKKENWQLNIESLMSKRSDINSVITSITDQTALKQYLAGQIYFIQGLKFMNQSKQRQMIEEFKKAAAVNPQNEEIKKFIENSSQN
- a CDS encoding nitroreductase family protein; translation: MEFYEVIKKRKSVRKYDTKKIPDDVLDRILEAGRIAPSAKNIQPWKFVVVRDPALKKQIAEASRGQMFIADADVIVCGCALEKIAWGRMGGYMSSFAVDLAIAMDHIILAAANEGLGTCWIGAFEEKAVKLLLGVPEDVKVVALTPLGYPAEVPKDRGRKPASEIISYDKY
- a CDS encoding acetyl ornithine aminotransferase family protein, producing the protein MIKKPKINTALPGPKARAFLKRDKKYISPSYTRSYPAVVEKGSGVWVTDVDGNVFLDFSAGIAVVATGHCHPEIVKAICSQASKLIHMSGTDFYYPYQIDLAEKIAEIVPGGKNKKVFFANSGAEAVECAMKLARYSKRRPRYIAFTGSFHGRTFGALSLTASKVGQRRYFAPLLPEVTHTPYAYCYRCPFHLEYPSCDLECVKYIENFVFKKIAPPEEVAAMFVEPIQGEGGYVIPPPGFLPALRDLCDKYGIFLVADEVQSGMGRTGKMFAIEHVHVKADIYCIAKGIASGLPLGICVANSGIMDWPPGSHASTFGGNPVSCAAASKTIELLEGGLIDNAARLGEITLARLGELARRYEFIGDVRAKGLMIGIELVADAITKEPVKDKRDAVVYEAFKQGLLLLGAGETAIRFVPPMIISEEEMQVGLDIFEKALKKIFKAS
- a CDS encoding PKD domain-containing protein, which produces MNKVSCIIITVLLISFFTGCSKNNPPVMDGITMSPFDSIFTGGTLQLTADAVDEDNDDLTYAWSASGGSVSPMTGQTIDWTAPVDTGHYTITVKVEDSEDSARFMDTIKVYSSLLIYSGKFTTPVGIYDSVLMFIGAITIAGAGDKAITDSIELTVDVTHNNPGYLVMYLVTPDDRYCIPWDGNYAGGQQSIMISGFAIPPLPVNGDWKLYVGVYGGGGNGTVNSWSIKLFSHMYL